Within Cellulophaga sp. L1A9, the genomic segment AAAATAACCTTCAGATGGTTTCAAGTTTATTGAGTTTACAAACTAAAAACACAAAGAGTAAAGCAGCGATTGAAGCCTTAGAAGAAGGAAAAAGTAGGGTGAAAGCGATGGCATTAATTCACCAGAAATTATATCAAAATGATGATCTTTCTGTAATTGAAATGCAAGGATATATTGAAAGCTTGGTAAATAGTATACAATCTGTTTACAAAAAAGGCGGACATAAAATAAATATAAATATTGATGCTGAAGGAATTGAACTAGATATTGATAGAGCAATTCCATTTGGGTTGATATTAAATGAATTGGTGTCTAACTCTTTTAAATATGGTTTTCCTGAAGATGATGGAAACGGAAAAATCTATATTCATTTGAGAAAAACAACAGAAGAAGGTGGTGGTTATTTTGAATATTCTGACAACGGAGTAGGCATGCCATCAGATATGGAAGAACGTGCAGGAGAATCTATGGGAATTAGATTAATGAATCGTTTGGTGAATCAGCTTCAGTCAACATTAAATATTGATAAAGTTGAAGAGGGAGTTAAATTTTGGTTTAATTTTAAATAAATCAAATTAAAAAAATAGCTTAAAAATATGAAAATTACATTTCTGGGCCATGCGTCATTATTGATAAAGACAACCACGTCAACTATTTTAATAGATCCATTTATTTCAGGAAATGAGTTGGCAACAGGGAAAATTGATCTTAATGATTTAAAGCCTGATTATATTTTACTGACACATGCACATCAAGATCATGTTTTAGATGTAGAGGTGATTGCAAAGAATTCTGGCGCCACTATAGTTAGTAATTATGAAATTGCTACGTATTATGAAAACAAAGGCTTTACAACGCATCCTATGAATCATGGAGGAAGCTGGAATTTCGACTTCGGAAAATTAAAATATGTAAATGCTATTCATACCTCTTCTTTTGCTGATGGTACGTATGGCGGACAACCAGGAGGTTTTATTCTTTCTGCCGATGAAAAGCATATCTATATTGCAGGAGATACTGCTTTGCACATGGATATGAAGCTTATACCCTATACTTATGAACTGGACTTGGCCATTCTACCTATTGGAGATAATTTTACAATGGGTATTGAAGATGCTATTTTCGCTTCTGATTTTGTAGAATGTGATACCGTTTTAGGATATCATTATGATACCTTCGGATTTATTAAAATAGATCATGAAGCAGCAAAAAAACAATTTTTGGCAGCAGATAAAAAATTACTTCTTTTAGAAATAGGGAAATCTATTCTAATTTAAGATTAGCGTACCTCACTTTTAAGAACAATCTTATGGAGAAGTTTTGGGAAAAATCGTTTTACGTAAATTCCCAAAATTTCTTTTTTACCGATATAGCTTTCAAATTTTTCTTTTTCAATAGCTTTCTTCATTCGAGCAGCAAAAACTGAAACGGGTAAACCATTTTTGGTGGCTTTATCTTCAGTATTATTTCTTGAGCCGTCACCAATAAGTGCGTTTTTAGCAACGTCTGTTTGTATAAAGCCAGGGCAGATAAGGGTCACCTTTATTCCGTCTTTTTCATGCTCCATACGTAAGGCATCAAAAAAGCCATGTAACGCATGTTTAACACCGCAATATCCTGAACGATAAGGAGAGGAAAATTTACCCATTAAGCTGCTAACGGTTGCAAACTGTCCTTTTTGTTGTTGTATAAATAAGGGCAATATAGCTTTAGATAGTGCTACAGTACCCAAATAATTAATATCCATTAGTTGTTTGTAAACATCAAGATCTGTTTCTATGATTAAGGAACGCTGGCTCACCCCTGCATTGTTTATAAGAATGTCAATAGCACCAAAAGCATGCCAAGCTTCCTCAGTTTTAAGCTCAAATTCTTCGGTTTTAAGGAGATCAAGAGGTAATACATAGATGTTTTCAGGATGAATACACTTTTGTTGTACGGCTTTTAATCCTTCAGTATTTCTAGCGGAAATAATTACTTTTGCGCCAGAATTTGCATAGGCATAGGTTAGTGCTTCTCCAATTCCTGATGATGCTCCAGTAATCCAAACAATTTTTTCTTGACCCAATCCCATTTCCCTTCTATTTAGACCTAAAATATAGTTAAATTTGAACTCTAAATTATGGAAGCAACCTACAAAAAATATATTTTAGATTTTAAGCGCCCTAGTGGCACTTCTCGAGGCGTACTGAAACAGAAAGAAACCTGGTTTATCATACTCAAGTCTGATGAAAAATTTGGGATAGGCGAATGTGGAATTCTACGTAGTTTAAGTATTGATGATGTTCCCGAGTATGAAGAAACGCTAAAATGGACCTGTGAGAATATTCATTTAGGAAAAGAAGCACTATGGAATGCATTGATGGCCTTTCCTAGTATTCAATTTGGCGTAGAGCAAGCTTTTCTATCGCTCATTTCTTCAAATGAATTTGAGTTGTTCCCTTCTGATTTTATAACTGGAGGAGCGCCAATAGCAATCAATGGGTTAATTTGGATGGGCGATGAAGCATTTATGCACGAACAAATTCAGCAAAAAATAGAAGATGGTTTCAGGTGTATTAAAATGAAAATTGGTGCTATTGATTTTGAAACGGAATTAAAATTATTAGCGTCTATTCGCAAAAAATATACTCCTGAAGAAATAGAATTGAGAGTAGATGCTAACGGAGCGTTTAAACCAGAGGAAGCATTAGCTAAATTAGAACGCTTAGCTACATTTAATCTGCATTCTATAGAACAGCCTATTCAACAAGGTAATGTTCAAGAAATGGAACTTTTATGTAAGAAAACACCATTGCCTATTGCGTTAGATGAAGAATTAATCGGGGTTTTTAAGGTCACAAAAAAACAAGAACTGCTTCAAAGGATACAGCCACAGTATATTATTTTGAAACCAAGTTTGGTTGGAGGCTTTAAAGGGTGTGAGGAGTGGATTTCTATCGCCGAAAAAAACGGAATTAAATGGTGGGTCACCAGTGCTTTAGAGAGTAATGTGGGGTTAAATGCTATAGCGCAATGGACATTTACGTTGAATAATAGTTTGCCACAAGGTTTAGGAACCGGTGGTTTATACACGAATAATTTTGAAAGTCCATTAGCGGTTGAAAATGGCAAATTATATTATAAGAAGAACAAAAGTTGGAATGCTAATTTGATAAGTGATTTATGTATATAGAGCAAGCATACAAGGGATTAATAGATTCTTGGAGGTATATTTTAGGGTTTGTGATTGTTATAATAGGCTGGCAGGTTTTAGGACTGATACCGCTTCTAATAGGATTGGGTGCTCATGCAGCAAATGGTGGTGGGGTAACCTCAACTTTTCCTGAAATGGCAAAAGCTTTAGGGAATAACTTGTTTGTTTTTCTGATGCTTATTTCATTTGCTATCGGATTGCTAGTCTTATTTTTTGTTGTGCGCTTTTTGCATCAACAATCAATTACCGCCTTCACAACTTCTAGAGCAAAAGTAGATTGGAGACGTATATTTTTCGCATTTACGTTTTGGGCTCTTATTACCATCTTAATGACCGGAGTAGATATATATATGTCTCCAGAGAATTATGTTTTAAATTTCGATTTTAATAAGTTTATAGTACTCGCAATAATTGCTATTTGTTTAGTACCCTTGCAAACAAGTTTTGAAGAATACTTGTTTAGAGGGTATCTTATGCAAAGTCTAGGGATTCTTACCAAGAATAGATGGATTCCCTTGATGCTTACATCTACTGTTTTTGGTTTGATGCATATGTTTAATCCAGAAGTAGCACAATTAGGGTATGGTATAATGGTGTATTACATCGGTACAGGGTTCTTTTTAGGTATTTTAGCACTGATGGATGAAGGCTTAGAACTTTCTTTAGGTTTCCATGCGGCAAATAATTTAGTAACGGCCTTATTGGTCACTGCTGATTGGACGGCTTTTCATACAGATTCTATTTATAGAGATGTATCTGAACCAGAATTAGGTTGGGATGTTTTTATTCCTGTGGTTGTAATTTATCCTATTCTTTTATTTATTTTTTCTAAAGTGTATAAATGGACCAATTGGAAAGAAAAGTTAACAGGGAAAGTACTTACGGAAGAAGCATTTTTAGCACACGAAAACAATGAATCTCAATTATAAATATATTCATCCTGATTTTAAGTTAAACGGAATTTCATTTTCATTTGAGGAGCTGAAAGAAGTAGGCTATTGTCTTATTAAAGAAGGACTTTCATATGAAGAGCCGATAGGAAATTTTCTTTTAGACTGGAGCAACGATGAAGATGATCTTGAGGTTTCAACATCTGGGTCTACAGGAATCCCTAAAAAAATACGGTTACAGAAGCAGTATATGGTGAATTCTGCCATTGCTACAGGATCCTTTTTTAACCTACACGGAAGGAACACTGCTTTGCTTTGTTTGCCCGCAGATTATATTGCTGGAAAAATGATGTTGGTCCGGGCCATGATTTTAGGTTTGTCGCTGGACTATGTAACTCCAAATTCTAATCCTTTAGAGGGTATTTTTAAAATTTATGATTTTAGTGCGATGATTCCATTGCAACTAGAAAATTCGCTTAACAAACTAAACCAAATAAAAATATTGATTGTTGGCGGAGCAAAAATGTCCGACACCCTAAAAGTTGCCGTTCAAGACAAACAATCTATCGTGTATGAAACCTATGGAATGACAGAAACGATTACTCATATTGCATTAAAAGCGGTGAATTACATTGAAAACAGTACGCATGATAATTTTAAGGCGTTACCGGAAGTTGTTTTTAAAGTTGATGAACGGGGTTGCTTGGTAATTAATGCTTCTAATATTTCGGATCAAGAAATAGTAACCAATGATTTGGTACAGCTTATTTCTCCTACTGAATTTGAGTGGTTGGGCCGTTATGATTCTATTATTAATTCTGGAGGCGTTAAGTTAATTCCAGAAAAGATAGAGTCTAAGCTTTCGAAAGTGATTGATGTCAATTTTTTTGTAGCGGGATTACCAGATGAAAAATTAGGTCAAAAATTAATACTATTAGTGGAAGGTGAGGTTGATAAAGGAATCCTTTTGAAAAAATTACAAAGTCTTGCTGGCTTAGATAAATTTGAGATTCCTAAAGAGATTCATAGTGTAGCGTCTTTTGTTAAGACAGCTAACGGTAAAATTCAACGTAAAAAAACGCTAAATCTCCTATAGGACTATCTCTTAATATCATAAAAAACTTTTTCATCAAAAAGATTTCGAATTTCATCTTTTCCCATAGAATATGAGGGTTCTGTATAATTGACTAATTTATTAATTTCATTTACATCACTTTTTTTATTCGTTTCATAATCATTTTGTATTACAAAGACTGAATCTGCTGTAATAGAAGTTATTTTTAGTGTAGTAAAATATCCAGATTCAGAATTTTTATATTTAATAACATCACCTACGGCAGGATCATTTATATAGTCCTGTAAATCACCCGAGTGTTTTAGGTTAGTGAAAATTATCAAACCAATTATAGCAAGTATTATTCCCAATCCAGACCAATACCAAATTGGTGTTTTAGTATTTTTACTTACCTCTTTAGAAGCGTTTTTAAGCTTTTCATTCATGCCATTTTGCTCTAAAGTAACCTTGCAATTTGTGCATTCAGAAAACGATTTTCTTCCCATAGGAAAAACAGGTATCCAATAGAGATATGCATATTTCCCATAAACTGATAGGTTATGAACTGTATTCTCATTGCAATTATCACATTTTATACCGCTTTTTCGTTCGCTGTGTAGATGTGTTCCTTTAGTTCCGTAAAAAATCATAGATTATATTTTATCTAAATATATACAAAAAAAATAAATAATGAAGGTTAAGATCTTTGCTTAGCCTATAGATCATATATTTTAATGTCTGCGTTTTGATTAATTTTTATCAGAAAATGGTACGCTTATCTAGGGTAATTTAGAAGTAAAAATTTGAAGAAAATTAATCAGTTTATATTGGCTTTAAGGTAATTTTATAGCTAGAAAATTAAATTATTCTTACCATAAAACATCATTTACTCACTCAAAAGTGCACTTCCCTAATTCCTTATTTTAATTTGCTTTTTAGTCTTGTAGGTTTATATCATTCTAAAAAACGATAAAGATGAAAAAGACGCTACTACTATTTTTTATTGCAATCTTAAGCAATACAATCAATGCACAAGTAAAAACCATACATGGAACAGTGACGGATAATACAGGTCCATTGCCAGGCGTAAATGTTTCAATCAAAAACGCTAGTACTGGAACTCAAACAGATTTTGATGGCAAGTATACTATAAGTGCATCAGAGGGAGATACGCTTGTGTTTACGTATATTGGCTATGAAACAAAAGAGTTTACCGTTGCAGATTCTTTGCTGATAAACATGACACTTGAAGTAGCTTCAAATCAACTAGAGGAAGTTGTGATTGTTGGGTATGGAACTCAAAAAAAACGACGTGTTACCAGTGCAGCTACACGCGTAAGCTCGCAAAGTATACAACGTGGGAGGAAACCTAAAAGCTATAAAAATAATAGCGCTCAACCCGTATATGATCATGTTGCAGAATTGCAAATGTCGAGCATTTCATATAGTCCGATAGCAATACACAGTCAAGGAAACAGTACTGTTTCAGAAAATAATCAACCGCTCTATGTTGTAGATGGGGTTCTTATACAGGCTAAAAATAATAATATCGTTGCAAATTTAGATCCTAATAGTATTGATGAAATTAATGTTTATAAGGGGGAAAAAGCAAGCGCTTTATATGGTGCTTCTGCTAAAAATGGGTGTATAGTGATTACTACTAAAAGTGGAAACTATAGAATTACGGAAGATGAAAAATATGCTCAAATAACAGAGAATCCATTTAAGAGATTGACTTTAAATCCACTTTCCACATTTTCTATAGATGTAGATAAAGCAGGCTATAGTAATATTCGTAGACTCATTAATGCAGGAAGTCAAATTCCTGTTGATGCAGTGAAGATCGAAGAAATGATTAATTATTTTAATTATGAGTATCCACAACCTGTGGGAGAGCATCCTTTTTCTATCAATCTGGAAGCTGCTAAAACGCCTTGGAATGATGCTACTAAATTAGTGCGTATCGGTATTCAAGGTAAAAAATACTTAAATGAAAATTTACCTGCATCTAATCTTACGTTTCTTATTGATGTTTCGGGATCTATGAGCAATCAAAATAAATTACCACTTTTAAAGTCGGCTTTCAAACTATTGGTAAATCAACTGCGAGAAAAAGATAGCGTTTCAATAGTTGTTTATGCCGGAGCAGCCGGTGTTGTTTTGGAGCCAACTCGTGGTGATGAAAAAGTAAAAATAATAGAGGCATTAGACAATTTAAGTGCAGGTGGTTCTACAGCAGGAGGTCAGGGTATAGAATTGGCTTATGCCTTAGCTGAGAAGAACTTTAAACCGAATAAAAATAATAGAGTTATTATGGCAACTGATGGCGATTTTAACGTGGGGGCTTCATCTGATAAGGATATGGAAACTCTGATCGAAGAAAAACGTAAATCGGGAATTTTCTTATCGGTCTTAGGATTTGGCATGGGAAATTATAAAGACTCTAAATTGGAAAAATTAGCAGATAAAGGAAATGGAAATCATGCCTATATAGATACGATGCAAGAGGCGCAAAAAGTATTTGGAGAAGAGTTTGGTGGCACATTATATACCATTGCTAAGGATGTAAAAATTCAAGTAGAATTTAATCCTGCAAAAGTGCAAGCCTATAGATTGATTGGATACGAAAATAGATTGTTAGCCGATGAAGATTTTATAGATGACAAAAAAGATGCAGGAGAATTGGGTAGTGGTCATGCCGTAACGGCACTTTATGAAATAATTCCTATTGGTGTACAAAGTGATTTTATAAAAGAAATTCCAGACTTAAAATATACCCAAGCACATTTAATAAACGAGGATTCGGACGATCTTTTTACGGTGAAATTTAGATATAAAAAACCCAATGAAGATAAAAGTATAGAAATGGTAGAAGTCTATAAAAATCAATTTACAGAAATGTCTGCAGATTTTAAATTTTCTGCTGCAGTAGCACTTTTTGGAATGCATTTAAGAAATTCTCCGTATTTAAATGACTCTAAGATGAAGGATGTGTTGGGATTAGCAACTTCTGGAAAGGGAATAGATAAGAAAGGATATCGATCAGAATTTATTCGATTGGTAAAAACTGTAGATAGTAGTCTTTAAAAAAGTGCCGAAAGGCACTTTTTTCTTCTTTAATAATTTGTATTTTCAGGGTTGAATTTTTAATTACATATTGATAAGCTCCAACCTATGAAAAAATTAACCGTAACCTTAGCGCTATTTTATTCCTTAATTAGTTTTGCACAGCAGATTTTGCCAGAGAATGAAAGAGCCCGAGTAATCGATGAAATTCTAGAAGAACGTTTTGATGTACTGTTACCTACTTTGATGGATGCAGCAGCTATTGATATGTGGATCGTGATGTCTCGGGAATATAATGAAGACCCAGTGATCAAAACCATGTTGCCTGCCACGTGGTTAAATGCCCGAAGAAGAACACTACTTTTATTTTATAGGAATAAAGTAACGAATACTATAGAGAAATTGGCGGTGGCACGCTATGATGTTGGTAAAAGCATTGGTTCTGCTTGGGATAAAGAAAAGCAACCAGATCAATGGAAGAGACTTATGGAATTAATTCAAGAACGGAATCCAAATAAGATTGGACTAAATTTTTCTAAAGATCATAATATTGCAGATGGCTTAGACAAGACCGATTATGACGAGTTCATGAGTTATCTGCCTAAAAAAATGCACGCTAAGGTAGTGTCAGCAGAACAATTGGCAGTGCGGTGGATAGAAACCCGTACACCTCGTGAAATGGTAATCTACAATCAATTGGTAGACATTACGCATGATATAATAGCAGAAGCTTTTTCAGAAAAAATAATTACACCAGGTGTTACTACAACCACAGAAGTGGAGTGGTGGATGCGCCAAAAAGTGACCGATTTAGGATTGGAAACATGGTTTCATCCTACAGTAGATGTGCAACGCAGTAGCGAGAAATTAGTAGGTCATTTATATTCATTTTCAGGAAGACCTGATGATTTAACTATTCTTCCAGGAGATCTTTTGCATTGCGATTTTGGAATTACGTATCTAAGGTTAAATACCGATTGTCAGGAGTTAGCCTATGTCCTAAAACCAGAAGAGAAAGCAGCTCCTAAATTTTTAGTAGAAGGATTAAAAGAAGGTAATAAAGTTCAAGACTATTTGACTAAAAATATGATCCAGGGAAGAACAGGGAACGAAATTTTAGCAAAAGCATTAAAAGAAGCAAAAGCAGCCGGATTAAAACCATCAATCTATACACACCCATTAGGAACTTACGGACATTCAGCGGGGACTACTATCGGAATGTGGGATTCGCAAGGTGGTGTCATGAAAGATGATGGAGAGAATTACCCTTTAAATAAAAATACCGTTTACGCTATAGAATTAAATACAACGATTACTATTCCAGAATGGAACAGAGACATTCGTATTATGCTCGAAGAAGCAGGTTTCTATGGCGAAAACGGATTTAGATATGTAAATGGGCGACAAATGGAATTACTATTAATTCCACGCATTAAGAATCATCAAGGTAATTAACACTTTGATTACTAATGTTATAAGAGATTAAGCCAATTTTTAAATTTGATATAAATTTAAACTATTTGTATTTTTAAAAGAAATGCAACTCATGAAAATACATATCTTCAGCATATTATTACTATTATTTAGTTTAAATAGTTTTTCGCAAAGTAATTCAGATAATATTACTATTTGTTGGGATACTTCATTTTCAATGAACGAAAGAGATTTGGATAAAGAGTTTGAAATTCTTGAAAGTATTTTTCGACGAACGCCAAATTTGACGGTACAATTATTATTATTTAATATCGAAATAACTGAAAATGAATTTATAGTAACCAATAGTGATTGGCAAAATTTAAAACAAAAAATTTTACGTGTAAAGCCAGATGGGGCTACGATTTATAAAGGTTTAGAGGCAAGAATAAAAAATACGACAGTTTATTTTTTTACCGATGGAAATAGTGTCGAACAAAGTCCATTAATACCTATTAAGAAAGGAAATTTATTAATAAACTCCGTTCCAAATCGCAATGAAAAAGTTTTAACTAACTCAGTATTAATTGGAAAAGGAAGGTTGGTTGATTTAGGGGCTATTTTGCCTGAAAGAATTAGAAGAGAAGGAGGTGAAAAGTCAACTTCTGGGAAGGAAATAAAAGGAACTGTTTATGTTGATAATATTCCGTTTAGTGGAGTAAGAATTAAAATAAAAGGATCCGAAGAAACATTTCAAACAGATGATGATGGAAGATTTAAAATTATGGCATATCCGGGAGATTCTATTCTTATAAGTAGTAGAATTGAAAAAACAATGAAAATAGCGCCAATTAACTACTTCAATTCCCATATGGACATATTTTTAAATTCTAATGTTACCTCTCTAGATGAAGTAATTGTAACAGAAAAAAGGGTTGATTTAGCTTCTAATAGAATGGTAGATACAGCTATTGGACTACAAAGTAAAGAAAGCGTTGGTTATGCCGTGCAGTCCATAGGAGATGAGGAAATTAGTTCGATTCATACGGATATTTCACAATCCATTCAAGGAAAGTTTTCTAATGTGCATATTAAAAGTGATAGAGAGTTGACCCAGTTTTCTACAAGACCAAATAATACTCTTTTGGGGAATAAGTATGGTTTAGTTGTAATAGATGGAATACCAATAGAGACTTCTGATTCCTCGAGTGGAAGGTCTAATCCCTCAGATGAAACGTTTAAGGGGTATAAAGCTGATGCCTCATTTATTGACCCTGAAAATATCGCAAAAGTTACAGTACTTAAAGGTTTAGCAGCCACTAATAGATATGGGGCATTAGGTAATGGTGGAGTGCTATTGATTACAACAAAAAATGCTATTTACGGAAAAGGAAATATTAAAAAAGAGAATAGGGCATTAATTAAAAATAATGTATATGATTCTAAGCTTATGTTAACCGATGATAAATCGTCATATACAAAGGCGCTAGAGGGTACAAAAACTTTAAAAGAAGCATACGATAAATATTTAATACTTAGAAACTACAATGAAAGTGATACTACTTTTTATTTGGATGCATTTTCTTTTTTTAAAGACAAAGATAAAGTTCGAGCAGCACAGATTATTTCAAATTTATGTGAAATGGAGCCATTTAGTGAGTCATATTTGAAAATAGTGGAAATGGCTCTTCATTACTTAGACATGGAGGAAGTGGCTGAAACTTTGAATTATAGGTTGAAAGAATTAAACCCATTTGATTTACAACCTTTATTTACTGAAGCAAAGTTAAAACTTGTTCAAGGTAAAAAGCAAGAAGCTTTAACTATGTTTTCTAATTTAGAAAACGGTGAAACTTATAATAATTTAGATATTAAACCAATTCAAAAATCGATAGAACGAGAGCTAAAGAATTTAATATTTAGGGATAAACTGAATTTAGACGTTGCAGGGGTAAAGCAGAAAAATTTCACTAATATCAGAATGAACGCTAGGATTATGGCAGAATGGAGTGATTCAAAATTTGAATTTCTAATTCAATTTGTTAATCCACAAAATCGCTATTTTAACTGGGAACATGCTTCTGCTACGGGCGATGAAAGAATACAAGGTGAAATGGAATCGGGATATAGTATGGAAGAATTTGAAATTTATGACGATTTAAAAGGTGAATGGACCATAAATGTGAGATATTTGGGAAATCTTGACTCAGATAATACACTTCCGCTAGTGCTTTTATTTACCGTTTATGAAAATTTTGGATACCCTTCACAGACAGAAGAGAAAATAATATTATATTTTAATGGTGAAACTACAACTAAGAAAGTTACTTCGCTTAAAATATGACTGTTATAATAGTTTTCGGCGTAGTTGTTGTTGTATTCTTACTCATAACTAATACTTATTCTTATAAAAAATTATTTTCACTCCTCATTTTAACATGCACATTTTCTTTCGGTCAAGTAAAGAAAAATATTGCAAAAGGTAAAATAACATATTTAGAAATGCCGCTGGTCAAAGCAGAAATTAGAGTTGCGCATACTGATACTACTGTGAGAACTGATTTGAATGGGATGTATTAGATTCATGCACTTCCTGGTCAAACCATTACATAAAGTTATCCAAGCTTGAAAACTACTGAGCTAATGGAGGAAGATGTAACACGTATTTTAAATATTGAACTATTATCTGATGTAAATTTATTAGATGGGGTCACGGTCGAAAAAACAATGATAAAAAGCCAAGAACAATTATGGAGAGAATTACCCTTTAAATAAAAATACCGTTTACGCTATAGAATTAAATACAACGATTACTATTCCAGAATGGAACAGAGACATTCGTATTATGCTCGAAGAAGCAGGTTTCTATGGCGAAAACGGATTTAGATATGTAAATGGGCGACAAACGGAATTACTATTAATTCCACGCATTAAGAATCATCAAGGCAATTAAACCTGAATAACACCTAAATTAAATGGTTTTTCTATGGGAGCATGATTAGCAGCATCAATGCCCATGGAAATCCATTTTCGGGTATCTAAAGGATCGATGATACCATCGGTCCATAAACGCGATGCCGCGTAATATGGAGAAACCTGATTATCATACCTATTTTTAATTTTATTAAATAGTTCTGCTTCTTTTTCAGGTGTAATTTCTTCTCCTTTTTTCTTTAAAGAAGCTTTCTCGATTTGCAACAATACTTTGGCAGCAGAATTACCACTCATAACCGCTAACTCAGCACTAGGCCATGCTACAATTAAGCGAGGGTCGTAAGCCTTACCACACATGGCATAATTACCAGCGCCATAACTATTACCAATAATAATCGTAAATTTTGGAACGACAGAATTACTAACGGCATTCACCATTTTTGCCCCATCTTTTATAATACCGCCATGTTCACTTTTACTCCCCACCATGAAACCAGTAACATCTTGTAAAAAGACTAACGGAATTTTCTTTTGGTTACAATTGGCAATAAATCGGGTAGCTTTATCCGCAGAATCAGAATAGATAACTCCGCCAAATTGCATTTCACCTGTTGTGGTTTTTACCACTTTGCGTTGGTTGGCTACAATACCAACAGCCCAGCCATCAATACGTGCATACCCAGTTAGTATTGTTTTTCCGTATCCTTCTTTATATTGTTCAAAATCAGAATCATCTACCAAACGTTTGATGATTTCAACCATGTCATATTGATCAGATCTTGATTTAGGTAAGATTCCGTAAATATCCTGAGGATCTTCTTTAGGTTTTTCGGACTTAATTCTATTATAGCCCGCTTTGTCAAAATCACCAATTTTACTCATGATGTTTTTAATCGTATCCAAAGCATCAGCATCATCTTTAGATTTATAATCTGTTACCCCGCTAATCTCACAATGAGTTGTAGCACCGCCTAATGTTTCGTTATCAATACTTTCGCCAATAGCAGCTTTTACTAAATAACTCCCCGCTAAAAAGATACTCCCAGTTTTATCTACAATTAAGGCTTCATCACTCATGATAGGTAAATACGCACCACCAGCAACACAGCTGCCCATAACGGCAGATATTTGTGTAATTCCCATACTGCTCATAACCGCATTGTTTCTAAAAATACGTCCAAAATGTTCTTTGTCTGGAAAAATTTCATCTTGTAAGGGCAAATAGACCCCAGCACTATCTACTAAATAAATTATGGGAAGTTTATTCTCAATAGCAATTTCTTGC encodes:
- a CDS encoding VWA domain-containing protein; amino-acid sequence: MKKTLLLFFIAILSNTINAQVKTIHGTVTDNTGPLPGVNVSIKNASTGTQTDFDGKYTISASEGDTLVFTYIGYETKEFTVADSLLINMTLEVASNQLEEVVIVGYGTQKKRRVTSAATRVSSQSIQRGRKPKSYKNNSAQPVYDHVAELQMSSISYSPIAIHSQGNSTVSENNQPLYVVDGVLIQAKNNNIVANLDPNSIDEINVYKGEKASALYGASAKNGCIVITTKSGNYRITEDEKYAQITENPFKRLTLNPLSTFSIDVDKAGYSNIRRLINAGSQIPVDAVKIEEMINYFNYEYPQPVGEHPFSINLEAAKTPWNDATKLVRIGIQGKKYLNENLPASNLTFLIDVSGSMSNQNKLPLLKSAFKLLVNQLREKDSVSIVVYAGAAGVVLEPTRGDEKVKIIEALDNLSAGGSTAGGQGIELAYALAEKNFKPNKNNRVIMATDGDFNVGASSDKDMETLIEEKRKSGIFLSVLGFGMGNYKDSKLEKLADKGNGNHAYIDTMQEAQKVFGEEFGGTLYTIAKDVKIQVEFNPAKVQAYRLIGYENRLLADEDFIDDKKDAGELGSGHAVTALYEIIPIGVQSDFIKEIPDLKYTQAHLINEDSDDLFTVKFRYKKPNEDKSIEMVEVYKNQFTEMSADFKFSAAVALFGMHLRNSPYLNDSKMKDVLGLATSGKGIDKKGYRSEFIRLVKTVDSSL
- a CDS encoding TonB-dependent receptor plug domain-containing protein, with translation MNERDLDKEFEILESIFRRTPNLTVQLLLFNIEITENEFIVTNSDWQNLKQKILRVKPDGATIYKGLEARIKNTTVYFFTDGNSVEQSPLIPIKKGNLLINSVPNRNEKVLTNSVLIGKGRLVDLGAILPERIRREGGEKSTSGKEIKGTVYVDNIPFSGVRIKIKGSEETFQTDDDGRFKIMAYPGDSILISSRIEKTMKIAPINYFNSHMDIFLNSNVTSLDEVIVTEKRVDLASNRMVDTAIGLQSKESVGYAVQSIGDEEISSIHTDISQSIQGKFSNVHIKSDRELTQFSTRPNNTLLGNKYGLVVIDGIPIETSDSSSGRSNPSDETFKGYKADASFIDPENIAKVTVLKGLAATNRYGALGNGGVLLITTKNAIYGKGNIKKENRALIKNNVYDSKLMLTDDKSSYTKALEGTKTLKEAYDKYLILRNYNESDTTFYLDAFSFFKDKDKVRAAQIISNLCEMEPFSESYLKIVEMALHYLDMEEVAETLNYRLKELNPFDLQPLFTEAKLKLVQGKKQEALTMFSNLENGETYNNLDIKPIQKSIERELKNLIFRDKLNLDVAGVKQKNFTNIRMNARIMAEWSDSKFEFLIQFVNPQNRYFNWEHASATGDERIQGEMESGYSMEEFEIYDDLKGEWTINVRYLGNLDSDNTLPLVLLFTVYENFGYPSQTEEKIILYFNGETTTKKVTSLKI
- a CDS encoding M24 family metallopeptidase: MKKLTVTLALFYSLISFAQQILPENERARVIDEILEERFDVLLPTLMDAAAIDMWIVMSREYNEDPVIKTMLPATWLNARRRTLLLFYRNKVTNTIEKLAVARYDVGKSIGSAWDKEKQPDQWKRLMELIQERNPNKIGLNFSKDHNIADGLDKTDYDEFMSYLPKKMHAKVVSAEQLAVRWIETRTPREMVIYNQLVDITHDIIAEAFSEKIITPGVTTTTEVEWWMRQKVTDLGLETWFHPTVDVQRSSEKLVGHLYSFSGRPDDLTILPGDLLHCDFGITYLRLNTDCQELAYVLKPEEKAAPKFLVEGLKEGNKVQDYLTKNMIQGRTGNEILAKALKEAKAAGLKPSIYTHPLGTYGHSAGTTIGMWDSQGGVMKDDGENYPLNKNTVYAIELNTTITIPEWNRDIRIMLEEAGFYGENGFRYVNGRQMELLLIPRIKNHQGN